The following proteins are co-located in the Syngnathus scovelli strain Florida chromosome 21, RoL_Ssco_1.2, whole genome shotgun sequence genome:
- the stx4 gene encoding syntaxin-4, which translates to MRDRTKELGNKGNASDDEDEGKSLMIKPGSSSAKEEKDNESFLKKVQEIHEGLFTLKRMVCDLENKQKTVLGVALPEEGMKKELQTLRDEIKTLASQVHKKLKSIESKKGDDDSKYVSVNARMQRTQHAVLSREFVELMGHCNTIQAQYRDRNVERIQRQLRITGTQVTDQELDSMLESGQTDVFTQNILSDAKATKQALNEIESRHDEILKLERSIRDLHDMFQYLAMEVEAQGEMVNQIEHNIKQSSNYVEKAKDNTEKAVTYQNKARKKKIWIAICLAVVIIILAISLAATFS; encoded by the exons ATGCGGGATCGAACTAAAGAATTGGGCAAC AAAGGCAATGCTTCAGACGATGAGGATGAGGGCAAATCGCTGATGATCAAACCTGGAAGCTCCTCAGCCAAGGAGGAAAAGGACAATGAGAGTTTCCTTAAAAAG GTACAAGAAATCCATGAGGGTCTCTTCACCCTGAAGAGAATGGTGTGCGATCTCGAGAACAAGCAGAAAACGGTTCTGGGCGTGGCGCTGCCAGAGGAGG GTATGAAGAAAGAGCTGCAGACGCTACGAGACGAGATCAAGACGCTGGCCAGTCAAGTCCACAAGAAACTGAAGA GCATCGAGTCCAAGAAGGGAGACGACGATAGCAAATATGTGTCCGTCAATGCTCGCATGCAGCGAACACAG cATGCCGTCCTGTCCAGGGAGTTTGTGGAACTAATGGGCCACTGCAACACCATCCAGGCACAGTACCGAGACCGCAACGTGGAGAGGATACAGAGGCAACTCCGAATTA CTGGCACACAAGTGACAGACCAGGAGCTTGATTCAATGTTGGAAAGCGGCCAGACAGACGTTTTCACACAAAAT ATCCTGAGCGACGCCAAGGCGACCAAACAAGCGCTGAACGAGATCGAGTCGCGGCACGACGAGATCCTCAAGCTAGAACGAAGCATCAGAGATCTTCACGACATGTTTCAGTACTTGGCCATGGAGGTGGAGGCTCAG GGGGAGATGGTGAACCAGATTGAGCACAACATCAAGCAGTCATCCAACTATGTGGAAAAGGCCAAGGACAACACAGAGAAAGCAGTCACGTATCAGAATAAAGCACGCAAG AAAAAGATCTGGATCGCAATCTGCTTGGCCGTGGTCATCATCATCCTCGCCATCTCGCTGGCCGCCACCTTCTCCTGA